In a single window of the Flavobacterium sp. W4I14 genome:
- a CDS encoding undecaprenyl diphosphate synthase (product_source=KO:K00806; cath_funfam=3.40.1180.10; cog=COG0020; ko=KO:K00806; pfam=PF01255; superfamily=64005; tigrfam=TIGR00055) translates to MGFKEQIDYSRLPKHIAVIMDGNGRWAKGQGKVRVFGHEQGVLSVKDIVEGCVEVGIEYLTLYAFSTENWNRPKEEVDALMQILISTINKETETLNKNNIKLNAIGNIASLPQECIDDLNEAMEKTAHNEKCTLTLALSYSAKWEILEAAKKIASAVKENTISLDDINEDLFSSKLTTVNIPDPELMIRTSGEHRISNYLLWQMAYTEFYFTDVLWPDFRREDLFEAIVDYQKRERRFGKISEQLN, encoded by the coding sequence ATGGGATTTAAAGAACAAATAGACTATAGCCGCCTGCCAAAGCACATTGCCGTAATCATGGATGGTAATGGAAGATGGGCAAAAGGCCAGGGTAAAGTGCGGGTTTTCGGACATGAACAAGGTGTACTTTCTGTAAAAGACATTGTAGAAGGTTGTGTGGAAGTAGGTATTGAGTACCTCACTTTATATGCTTTTTCTACAGAAAATTGGAACAGGCCCAAAGAAGAGGTAGATGCTTTGATGCAGATTCTGATTTCTACCATCAACAAAGAAACCGAAACACTTAATAAAAACAATATTAAGCTGAATGCCATTGGTAATATTGCATCTTTACCTCAAGAATGTATAGATGATTTAAATGAAGCCATGGAAAAGACTGCCCATAACGAAAAATGTACTTTAACATTAGCATTGAGCTATAGTGCAAAGTGGGAGATTTTGGAGGCTGCCAAAAAAATCGCATCGGCAGTAAAAGAGAATACCATTTCTTTGGATGATATAAACGAAGACCTGTTTTCATCAAAACTAACCACGGTAAATATACCCGATCCAGAATTGATGATCAGAACAAGTGGGGAGCACCGTATCAGCAATTATCTGCTTTGGCAAATGGCTTATACCGAGTTTTATTTTACTGATGTTTTATGGCCGGATTTCAGACGAGAAGATCTTTTCGAGGCTATTGTAGACTATCAAAAACGTGAACGCCGTTTTGGTAAAATTAGTGAGCAATTAAACTAA